The following are encoded in a window of Acidobacteriota bacterium genomic DNA:
- a CDS encoding Rieske (2Fe-2S) protein — MDKVEETRAPESERREALGWLSRIGMVVGLTAAYGTLAAFMGRFLFPARPPAKGWMYVSDLGRMPKEGALRYRTPGGATVNIARQGEGRTAQSFIALSSTCPHLGCQVHWEPHNDRFFCPCHNGVFNPAGEPVEGPPADAGQALPKYPLKVENDLLFIEVSLDELAQGPGEILDEVPAGPRGPGHDPCLCGEGILRFGDRGA; from the coding sequence ATGGACAAAGTGGAAGAGACGCGGGCTCCGGAGTCGGAGCGCCGCGAGGCGTTGGGTTGGCTGTCGAGAATCGGCATGGTGGTGGGGCTGACGGCGGCCTATGGAACGCTGGCGGCGTTCATGGGGCGGTTTCTCTTTCCGGCCCGGCCGCCGGCCAAGGGGTGGATGTACGTCTCCGACCTTGGGAGGATGCCGAAGGAAGGGGCTTTGCGTTACCGCACTCCGGGAGGAGCGACGGTCAACATCGCCCGCCAGGGAGAGGGAAGGACCGCCCAAAGCTTCATCGCCCTCTCCAGCACCTGTCCGCACCTGGGCTGCCAGGTGCACTGGGAGCCGCACAACGACCGCTTCTTTTGTCCCTGTCATAACGGCGTCTTCAATCCCGCCGGCGAGCCCGTCGAAGGACCGCCGGCGGATGCCGGGCAGGCTCTGCCCAAATATCCCCTGAAGGTCGAAAACGACCTACTCTTCATCGAGGTGTCCCTGGACGAGCTGGCCCAGGGACCGGGAGAAATCCTGGACGAGGTCCCCGCCGGTCCCCGCGGGCCGGGGCACGATCCCTGCCTGTGCGGGGAGGGCATTCTGCGCTTCGGCGACCGGGGGGCGTGA